A segment of the Cricetulus griseus strain 17A/GY chromosome 6, alternate assembly CriGri-PICRH-1.0, whole genome shotgun sequence genome:
ACACGTTCCAGAAAAAAAATCGGCTGCCATGCTTGGCAGGCTTCAGATCCCCTTCTATCACAGGGTTGGGCTCTGGCCTTGCTCTTGAGTGATAAGGGTTCACTGGTAAAGGACGCTCAGTTTTCACTTTAGTGACCTGGAAGGcaaagaagggaggtggggatcAAAGGGActacagcagtagtaaccctgaGCCCTCTGGGTTCCCCTCTGCTCTTACTACTGCTCAGCTTCAAACTTCAGGCAGGTGTATCTAGAATGATTTAATCCTTGCATAAACTTTTGAAAACCCACTTTTTGTTATTCTGCCTGGAGAAGATACATGCTGTCCTCTGGAGTTCACTCACTTCTACCATGCTGCCCAATGATGAGGGAAGTGGGCGGACCTTGCACAAATCACTCACACTGAATGCTGGGCCTAGGCTACTGCTGAGGACAATCAGAAGTCAGCCAGGGAGATTAAGGAAAACAGGGACAATGAAGGCGACATATACAGAATCCCACAGAGCAGCAAACCACACACCTAAACAAGCTTTGGTGTTTAGTGCTGACAATGAGCATATTAGCTCAGCTCACCCTTACCAGCAGCTCCCACCAGGTGACTTCTCTGAGGTTCACTAAGCCCACCCTGCTAGGACACTAAGCCAGGCCTGTCTGCTTTGTGCCTGTAAATTGCATGCACAGCTAAGGCACAGGGCAGGGTGATACAGTGTGCAAAGCTATGCAAAGGTGCTTGGGTAACCTGAGGACAGCAGTGCCACTGTTCAGGAGGGCAAACAATCACTATCTGCAGGATGGAAGGCAgggaagctgggcctggtggtgggACCAGAATTAAGAGCTGAGTccttaaaaaagggggggggggcagggctagaagatggttcagaggttaagagcaccagctgctcttccagaggtcctgagttcaattcccagcacccacatagtgggtCACGACcatatgtaatgagatctggtgccctcttctggcctgcaggcatacatgcaggcagaacactatacgtaataagtaaaatcttaaaaataagcaaacaaacaaataaataaaaacagctgAGCCAACAGCCAAATGAAATGGTAGGTTCTAAACTGCAGCCAAGAGGGAGACAGAGCATCTACAACTATCACCCTGACGGCCACCAAAATCTCAGCTGAAAAGCAActagaaattgatttttaaatttttgaattttgctGTGGATCTGGGACTAGAGTCAGGtggggccttgtacatgctaggtaaaTGCTGTCCTGCTTGGCAACACCTATAGTCCAGAGATTACCCCTTTGAAAGTTAAGGAAGCAGGATCCTTACAAGTGGACCATGGCAGCTTTTACTCTAATAGTGCCCGCTCTAAGCCATGTGCAGCATAGAggccaggaccatctgcctagaTATACCATTTCTATGCCCAGAGCTCTCAGGCACACAACTGTATAAGCACcctatgtgcatgcagtacctcCAGCTCACAGGACTGTGACTGGATCACCTAAGATGAGAGCTGAAGCTGGAACTCAAGGCCGTGAGTTCAGGTCCCTATGCCCTGCTCTAACTGCAGGTCATTAACAAAGGGTTCCTTGCTTTTGACAGAGTAGTTCCAAATGCTCATTCAAGATATTCATGACAATCTAGAAAACTGTCATTCTTTGTTCTTGGAAAATGTTGAACATAAAGTAACCAGGGAAAGAACAACTGATCAAGGGAAGAACAACAAGCCACTTGCTCTTCAGTAGCACTCCCTAGGAAAGAAGCAGGGCACCTCAGACCCATCCCTAAAGGAAGGCTGGAGGCAGCCTTCTTGATAATGAAACTGCCATGTGTAAAATGGGGTTCCTGGGAGGAACCAGGATGCATATGAAGCACCCCTAACTTGCTTTCTTTATGATCAGGTTATGATTATGAGTAGGAGATAATTCTGCCTAGGAAAGGATGTGACATCCAGACTGGGGCCCAACTTggtctttggaagaacaggcaagTGGGCCAGCTAAAGGCCAAAGAAAATGAAGCTGCAGTTTAGGCTTCCCTCAGTGGGCTATGGTTTTTCTAGAGACTGGACAATGGATTGGAGTACAACTAAAATTGATAATACATGTCAAGAAGTACATTCTTGAGGCAATtagataattttatttgggggttAAAAAGGTTAATAAAAAAACTCAAGAATAAATATACCACTTTAACAGCCTGCCTCGCTGCTTCCCCTGTGGtgaggaagaaacaagaaaaggtaaAAGTCTACCTATCACTTTCCAACTTTGAATTGGCCATTATTAGAATGAGCTTCTCAGTTTAGCTAAAGAATGTATATGAAGTAAATCTATGTATGCcagaccaaaaggaaaaaaaaaaaaagagctagccTAACCATCTATTTGTGACAACTATCCATGGATGCTGGtcccagagagaagggaactaAAATGGATAGCCTGTGTGCCTACACAGGCTCTTGGGTACAACTCATCCAGGAGAGCTGAGATCCTCAGCCTCAGTAGTAGACTGGGAGGACAGAGAGCTGGGAAGCCTGTTTGAGATTCCACAGGAGGTTGTGGAAACAAGATTCAGTCCTACTCTGTCCATCCAACCTTGTCCTTCCCTCCAAGCTATGCTCCCTAGCTCTGAGCAGCAGGAACAGTAGGCCACTGTGGGTAGGGCTTCTTCAGCTGCACACCACACAGAGGGAGGGCATTCAACTGAGGAGCCAGTGGAAGTCCCTACAGGTCCTTAATTTCAGTGATGCATCTTTCTTGCCCACATAGATCACTCTTACAGTGGAGACAGAGCTTTGGCCCAAGATTCTTCAATTTCACAGGATGAACTATCTTAcagaagcagctcttgaagagctcTCCAGGAAGGCTACagcagtggggtgggggttggacaGGCTTAGGAGATCAACACTCAGAATGCTCCTGTGCCAAGTACAGTCACCAGAACACAGAGAAGGTGCAGACATCGGGCTTCTGTGGAGGCTTCATCCACAGAGTCATTACTAAAACCACCAatgcaggaggaagggaagaccGAGCTCCTCAACTATGAACAGGGGCTTTTAAATTTCTGGTGTTCCAAAAGAATCTGGCACAAGCTGGTCCTACTGTCCCAGGGGATTTGCCCAATGGTACCTCACTAGCATGGTATCTAAACCACTCTATTCCCTGTTAGCTAACTAACACCTGTTGGACACACTTGCTTCTGGATGCCAAGTCCGTTATCTGCCTGATAAATAAGGACCACTCACATCCTCTCCATCCTCAGAGGGACCCCTTCTGCCTTTGTCATAGCCCATCCCCTCTACCCAACCCCACCTCTAGGTCAAAGTGAGCCCAGAGGAACTTACCTTGGACAGCTCCCCAAGGTCAGGCCGCACCCAGCCCAGATTGTCCAGCACACACTGGTCAAATTTGGCCTGCTGTTTGCGGCAGTAACGAAACAGCTGAAGGTTGGAATAATCAAGGCAAGTCCAGTACTCTGTGAAAGGCTCTGCACAGTGACGCTTTATCTgcctggagaggaaggaggaggttAGGGTAGCTCTTCCCACGACAGAGCACCTACAGGCAAATGGACAGCCTTATATTATGGAAACTGTAGGAGTCAATAAcgccacaccacaccacacatcaccttcaaataaaaactgacaacaaCAACTGCTGAGACTGCAAGGAAGGAGTCCTTTCCACTGCTGGAATGCAAACTAGTGCAACCACCGTGGAAGTCAGTGTGAAAGGtcgtcaaaaataaaaattagaacacCATGACCCATCTACACCATTCCTAAGCTGTGCCCAAAGGACTATAACCTACCCCAGATGCTAGACGCTTTGTGTCTACTGTTGCTCCATTCACAAAAGCAAGGGactggaaccagcctagatgtccaccCACAGAACActgggtaatgaaaatgtggcataggtatgtatacaatggaatttttactccgtttttatttatttatttatttacttttagtttttcaggagaatctcactgtgtagccctggctgctctggaacttaccctgtagactaggctggccacaaactcagagatctacctgcctccacctcctgagagctgggattaaaggtgtatgccaccacgcctggcttacTAAGCTTCTAGGAACTGGGAAGTGTCATTTTAAGCGAGATAGCACAATCTCATATCTCATGTAGATTCAGACTTCTGTGCCATGGAAGGGCAGCTGCTGGGGAGGGGGTAAGCAcacaagggaggcagagtcagaaagGAGACAAGATAAATAACGAAAAcaaatttttcttgaaaaatgtcataatgaaccCTAGCTTTCTATATGACAGAGAAacccttgggggaaaaaaatacaaaaaaacaaaaacaaaaacaaaaataaacaaaagccagTTAAGAAACAGTTAACAGGTCGGGTGTtagtggcaaacgcctttaatcccagcactcgggaggcagaggcaggcggatctctgtgagttccaggccagcccagtctccagagcaagtgccaggataggctccaaagctacacaaagaaaccctgtctcgggaaaaacaaaacaaaacaaaacaaaacaaaaaacaaaacaaacaaaaagaaacagttaaCACAGGAAGATTTCTGAGGAGCAAGGCTTTCTttatccagcagaaattatagccTAAGATACTGGCATTTTAGTCAGGAGAACTCACCTGCTTGTGAGTTTACATCTCAGCTAGCAAATGCAAAAGGAAGGTAGCAGTCAGAGCCCAGTATGAGGCTGGAGGTGACAGCCCTTCAAATACCAGCACATCAACTAACTGGAAGAGGGTACTGGGCCCAGGCAGAGCCCCAGAGTCAGCCCACTAGTGTGCTGTGTGACCAGGGACAGACTCCTCACAGTAAAGAAGAGCAGGGTAGACAGCCAGTGCTTAAAGCTCTTGCCACACAGTAACAGGACTGGAATAGGaattccagaacccacataagtgCCAAGTGGCTATAAATTCCCACTATAAATTCCCATCCTCTGAAGGAAAAGACAGGAGATCCCAAAGCAAGCTGACCAGTGAGATTAGCATAGCCTCATGtctgagtgagagaccctgcctcaaagaataaagaTCCCTGATATCAGCCTCTATATGAATGtgggcacatgtgcacatacactttTACATACAGGACTATAATTCCAGTATGTGGGAGGTGGGACAGGAGAATAACCTTCGCTACAGAGGTCAGCCTGGCTTACATGAGACCCTATTCCACCCCCTACGCCCTCTCCCCAAAAGGGAAGATGGagataagagaaggaaaaatggctGGAGCAAaattccccttcccttttcattcAAACCTGTTATGAATTAAATACAaattcaaggaaaaataaaatagcactATTTTATGtaacccccacccctccccagagCTGAGGAACAATCCCAGGGCCTTGTCTTTGCTAGGCAAGTGCAAAATAGCATCATTTTATGTAAAAGTCATAGTTgaggcagtggggggggggggactcaaAATATGTTTCTGCCAGTAGAATAAACAGTGAAAGTGCTTCCTACTCTATTCTAGAACCTGAGGGCACTCAACACATGGCCCTCCTTTAAAATGTCTCAGAAGACTTTGAGAGAGTCTACACATGCAGCAAAAAGCCTACTTTTCATGCCTGCCCCCCTGCCACTCACTCAGTTTCCTTCCTAGGACTCACCAGTGTTACCCAGCACCCTGTGTAACCTGCACCCACTCCTCCTGTGTTCTCCACAGTCTGTAACAGAAGACGAACTGAGCCCAGAACTgcagtgggagaccctgcctgACCTCTGCTCACCACGCCTGCAGACCCTATTCTAACACTCAGCAGTCACCTCTAGCTCTTAGTATTTCCTCCCTGGGAGGACCTCCGGGCCAAGGGGAGTCTTCATTTTCCACTTACAAcattccatctctgcctctcagggAACAATGCTTTGCCAATATTCTCTTAGAAAATCATTTGTATTTCCTAAAATAAGTAAAGTCGTATTTAGCCTTGCTAGCAATCAAATCAACATAAATTCAAGCATCATAAAACACCATCTCCT
Coding sequences within it:
- the Ndufa8 gene encoding NADH dehydrogenase [ubiquinone] 1 alpha subcomplex subunit 8 — its product is MPGIVELPTLEELKVEEVKVSSAVLKAAAHHYGAQCDKANKEFMLCRWEEKDPRRCLQEGKLVNSCALDFFRQIKRHCAEPFTEYWTCLDYSNLQLFRYCRKQQAKFDQCVLDNLGWVRPDLGELSKVTKVKTERPLPVNPYHSRARPEPNPVIEGDLKPAKHGSRFFFWNV